Part of the Arthrobacter sp. MMS18-M83 genome is shown below.
CCAAGCTCCGTGCCCACAGAATCAGCGGAAGCTGCAGGGGCAGGCGAAGCGTGTGAATCCGCCGTTCGGCCGCGGTCCCTCCGGGTGAGTACGCGCGGCGGAGCGCGTCCACATGGCCGGCCAGGAACGCCGTGAACATCAGGGTTGTGCACCGGGCTGCGGCCTTGCGTGTGGCGGGAATAAGGAGCCCGACGGCGGCGGCCGCCTCGAGCAGTCCGCTCACCGCGATCCATTCCTCCCGGGACATGACCGCCAAAGCGCCGTTCCGTGGTGTGGCTTCCTTGGCATTGGGTTCGCCGTGCCCGGCTGCAGAATCCTCACGGCATAGGTAGTCCGGGACCACCGGAGAGAAGAACTTCGGCTCCTGGAAGTGCTTCTTGGCACTCGCGAACAATAGTGCGCTCAGGGCCGCCGCGGAGATTGTCTGGGTTGTCCGGGCGGACCATGAAAAAGGCATGTATTCATGCAACCACAGCCCCTCCCGGCACAATAAACGGAACGGCGCGCACTGAACCAGCAACTCCACCAGCGTTCAGAGTGTTGAACTGAGTTCAGTATAGTGTTAGCTTCTCTTGGTGGCCTTTATCTGGCAATGTCCACCGCCACAAGCCCGGCCGCCAGCCAGGACAATCGGCCCGGCAAGTGGGTCCGGCTGAAATTCAACGAGGAGTTCCATGCGCATCGCCCGACTACAGACCCCTTCCGGCCCCCAGCACGCAGTGCTGCGCAACGGAAACTGGGATCACATCGAAGATCCTTTTGCCGAGCCCCTCTCTTACACGGGGGAATCCAGTTCTGCCGACGAGGCCGTGCTCTTGGCTCCGGTCCGGCCTTCCGTAGTGCTTGGAATCGGGCACAACCTGGGGAACAACAACCACGTGCTGCCCATCCAAGCCTGGCACAAGTCCGTCCACAGCATCGCCGGCCCTGGTGATGACATTGTGGCCGTACGCGGGGCAGGCACGGTGAACGTGGAAGGCGAGCTGGCTGCCGTCATCGGAAAGCGAGCGGAGAAGCTCACAGCCGAGAACGCCTTGAGCCACATCCTCGGATACACCGTGGTCAACGATGTCACCAACGTGGACCAGAACCAGATCGACGAAAAACTGTTCCAAGGCAAGTCCGGGCCCAATTACACACCGCTGGGGCCGTGGATCGAGACCGACATCGAGGATCCGGACAACGTCAGCACCGAGGTAGTAG
Proteins encoded:
- a CDS encoding DoxX family protein, with translation MPFSWSARTTQTISAAALSALLFASAKKHFQEPKFFSPVVPDYLCREDSAAGHGEPNAKEATPRNGALAVMSREEWIAVSGLLEAAAAVGLLIPATRKAAARCTTLMFTAFLAGHVDALRRAYSPGGTAAERRIHTLRLPLQLPLILWARSLAGVKRGV
- a CDS encoding fumarylacetoacetate hydrolase family protein, with protein sequence MRIARLQTPSGPQHAVLRNGNWDHIEDPFAEPLSYTGESSSADEAVLLAPVRPSVVLGIGHNLGNNNHVLPIQAWHKSVHSIAGPGDDIVAVRGAGTVNVEGELAAVIGKRAEKLTAENALSHILGYTVVNDVTNVDQNQIDEKLFQGKSGPNYTPLGPWIETDIEDPDNVSTEVVVNGEVKARSGSFNLPSSITDCLVYVTEWLTLEPGDIIMTGAPNTFVAVQPGDRVDITLGGIGTLSNTVI